DNA sequence from the Microcoleus sp. bin38.metabat.b11b12b14.051 genome:
AATAATTAGCCGGAAAATTAGTAAACTGGCTCAGGATACCCGATCGCATTTTAAAATAAAGCAAGTTAGGTCGATCGCCCGTGGCACAATCAGATGCTATTAAACAAGGGATTTACCCACAGCTTTAGCTCAGTATAATCCATATAATGCAAGTATTCGGGCTCGATCGCCCATTTCCGGGTCGATCCCAATAATGAAGTAATATTATAGGCGATCGCACAACCGCTATCAAACTTTCCCAATCGTCCTAATCGACTCCTGCGCCGCTCATTGGCAGAAAAACATTAAATGTAGTTTGACCGGGAATCGATTCCACTTCTATTTTTCCCTGATGTTTTTGCACAATCTTCTTCACAATATCTAGCCCCAATCCGCTACCTTCTCCCGCAGGCTTAGTAGTAAAAAAAGGCTCAAATATTTTAGATTTAATCTCTTCTGGTATACCCTTACCGCTGTCGGTGACACCAATCTTCGCCAGCCCGTCTTGTTGGGCAAAATCAATTGTGAGAGTGCCTCTATAATCCATTGCTTGCAAAGCATTATGAACCAGATTTGTCCACACTTGATTTAGTTCGTCTGGATAGCACAGGATCGGCGGGATTTCGGCATAGTTTCTTACTACTTCAACTCCTTGTTTGAGTTGGTTTTGATAAAGAGTTAAGATTGTTTCAATACCTTCTGTAATGCTGGCTGCTGTCTTTTCCCCCGACTGTTCGTAACGGGCATAGGTTTTTAAGGCAAACACGACTTTTGATGCTCTGTCTGTGGCTGTGTCGATCGTGGCGAGGCCTCTTTTTAATTCAGAAAGTTTGTAGGCGATTTCTAGGACTTGCAAGTTATCGGATTTTTGCAGCAGCGGCACAAAGCTGTCAATTTCATCATACACTCCCATCATCACTAGGCGATCGGCTGCGGTATCTGGATCTACTATTCCTAATTCTTCCAGTTTGCCTCTTAAAGCTCTCTTCAATTTTCGTTCCTCTTTCGTTGATAAGCTTGTTTCTTTTTCGAGAGAACGCTTGAGTAAATTCAAGAAATTATCTGCTTCTTCTGTCGAGAGAGATTGAAAAAGTTCCGGCAACTGTTCTAGAGTTTGATTTAAGAACTTAGAAACATTACCAGCAGAGGAGCGAATCGCGCCCAGAGGAGTGTTAACTTCGTGAGCAACTCCGGCAACCAGTTGTCCTAAAGCTGCCATTTTTTCAGATTGAATCAGTTCTTCTTGGGTAGCTTCGAGATAGCTTAAAGCTTGTGATAATTCTTGGGTGCGTTCTGCGACTTGGGCTTCTAAATTCCCATATAGTTGGGCATTTTCTATCGAGATCGCCGCCTGAGAAGACAAGATGTTTAAAACTGCTAATCTATCGGGAGTAAAAGCGTTTGTTGTCAGACTATTTTCGAGGTAGAGAATGGCAATAATTTTGCCTTGGTGTTGGATTGGCAGGCACAGAACTGACTTGGGTTGGTGTTCAATTATATAAGAATCGTTGATGTTTTGGCTTTGTTTCGGTACATTGTTGTAGAGCAAAAGTTCTTCAGTTCTGGCTGCGTAGTTAATCAGACTTATGGGAATTTTTCTGCTACTTTCCAGGGGGATGGATTGGAGGACTATGTTTTCTGAAGTGTCGCTAGTTCCCACAACTTCGACTATTAAGTTGCCTCCTCGGTACAAAATCAAAGCGCCTTTGGAAGCCCCAGCATTTTCAATTGCCGTTTGCATCAAAGTTGAGAGCAATTTGTCAAGCTCAATTTCCCCTGAAAGAGCTTGAGATGCTTTGATAACTGTTGCCAAGTCTAGAAATCCTGACATTTCAAAACTGCTAGTCATTGAGAGGGTGATATCCGTCGTCGGGGAAAGTATTCGACCTGTCTGCAAGCTGGTTTTACTGTTTATAATTGGGGCGAGTAATTGCGGGTAGCATTTTTCTAAATCCTCAACTTTTGCCTTAGCGCCCCAGCGTGCGTAAGCATAGTAAGCATCAGTTAAATAGATTCGGGCAATTTTTTCTTTACCCCAGCTTAGGTAGAATTTAGCCGCGAGTTCGTGGGCGAGGGCTTCATCATTAATGTACTCGTTTTGTTGCGCTAGTGCAATTGCGCGATCGTACATTTCGACTGCCTCCAGTCTTTCTCCTAGCACCCCATGCCGTTCGGCTTCTACTAGATAGAATTTATGTAAATGATTCATCGGAGCATGATGCGCCCACTTTTGCATTTTTCCTTGGTTATTTTTAACCCGATTGAGTATAACCTCTTGTTCTGAACTTGAAGCCTCAGCAAATACAGCTAAATGTGCCAGAGAATCATAAAAATGGAATAGAGGAACGCAGATCAGTGCTGTCACGCTGCCTAGATATTTTTCGGCTAAAACAGCATTTTTAATGGCTTCATGATGTTGGCTAAACACGAAATTTAAAATCAGTTTATAGAGGTATAATTGATGAATTTGACAGCCATCATTTGCTCTAATAGCAGTTGTTAGTGCTTCCTCTTCATTGTATACCTCACCAATTAAACAAGTGGGATTTTCATTATTACCTGAAAAATTCAGGACTACTTGCCGAACTAATGCAATCCAAGTCAATAAAACTTCTTGTCTAATTTTACTAATAGCCTTACTGTATGTTGATATCTTTTGTTCTGCCTCCGTAAGCTCTTGACCCAAAAAACATGAGACATCGCATATATGAAATGCACAATGACCAGCCATTTCAAAGTCTCCACTTTCCACTGCACTTTGATATCCCTCAATCAAAATGGGTAGTGCTTCTCTGAGATGTTTTTTCCAGTGTACGATCAAAGAACCCCAGACATTGAATACCTTAGCCTTGACTTTCTGAACATTGAACCGCTCAGCCAATTTTGCAGCTAAGTAACCAAATTGATAACCCATTTCTATGTCTTGGACTACTCCACAGAGGATTAATCCGTAAATAGAATAACCAAATGACGACCAGGTGGCCTTGCCATATTTGAGTGACAAATTAACCATTTTGCACCCAATGAGTAACATCACTGTTGGTACAGCAACATAAGCAGCAGGAGCAATACTTGATAAGATGTACATGACTGCTAACGGTTCTGGTTCAGTCATTTCTGGCAGGTTAATTAAGGCTTCGACTTCGTGTTCAGCACAGAGCAAAGCAGTTTCTTCTAGTCCTTGTTGAATATCCGACTGGCTGGGCGATTCTGGTAAAATTACTCCCAACTGCTTGAGGACTTGCAGCCCAATGTTAATAGCTTCTGTGAGTTTACCCTGGGAGGCAGACGCTTGAATTTTTGCATCATAGGCTTTCACTTTGTCCAGAATCGAAATCGCTTCTTGCAGAACAATATTAGCGAATTTATCCATCTGCTCAAACTCACCATTGAGATAACCCACCTCTGCTGCTTCCGAGTACAAAGCCAATGATAGGCTATACTGATTCTGCCAAGGATCTAGTGCTAACAATTCCAGTCCCGTAGTTAAATATCTTTTCGCAGCACCATAGGCTATGGAACTTTTCGCTCTACGTCCAGCGATTAAATTCAATTGAGCTAATTCATCTCGCTCAGTTTGAGCAATAATTAACTCCTTGCCCATGTTCAAATGGTTGACAATATCAAAAATTTTATCTTCTGTTTGTTCTGCGGTAGGGGCATCGCCTCCGTGTCCGCCCTTCCTCAGCAACAGTTGCCCTATTTTGAGGTGAGTCGATTGTTTTTGAGATTCCGGAATTAAAGAATATGCTGCTTGCTGGACGCGATCGTGTAAAAATTTATAGGGAACCGATAAATCAGATGTTTGTGCCACCTCTGAGGATTCCGAATCTTGAAAAAACTTGTAAACTTCGCTGATGGGAATCACTAACCCCTCTTGCAGCGCTTTCCACAATTCATCTGCCGTTTCCACCTGGGATTTTTCACGGACAACTGCCAAGGTTGCCAAGTCAAATTGGTTGCCGATACAAGCAGCTAGTTTCAAAACATCCTGGGTATTTGCAGGCAGCTTTTGCAACTTGAGCGCCATAAACTCGACTACATCGTCAGTCAAAGCAAGGGCGGTCACTCGGGCAATATCGCACTGCCAAGACGCTGAACTAACGTCAAAAGAAATCAACCCATCTATCTGGAGGAATTTGAGGAATTGCGTAGCGAAGAAAGGATTGCCTTGAGTTTTGCTGAATACGAGTTCTGTTAAAGGAGTTGCTCGTTCTAAAGGACAAATTAGGCTATCGGCAATCAACCGATTTAGGGCTGGTTTATCTAAGGGCGCTAAGGTAATTTGATTGACTGGTAATGAGTTTTTGCGGATCTCGTCCAAGGTCAAAATTAGCGGATGGGCACCGAAAACTTCGTTATCCCGATAGGCTCCGATTAACAGTAAATAGCGGGTATCCGTCTCACTTACTAGCAACTGCATTAGCTTCAGGGAAGCAGAATCAGCCCACTGCAAATCATCCAAGAAAATGACTAAAGGATGCTCTTTGGTAGCGAATAGTCCGATAAATTTACCAAAGAGTAAATTAAAGCGATTTTGAGCCGCACTTCCCTCTAGTTCTTGGATTTTTGGCTGCTTGCCGATCAGGTGTTCTAATTCAGGGATGACATCGATAATTACCTGGGCATTTTCACCCAAAACTTTTAAGATTTTGGCTTGCCATTGCTGCACTTTAGTGCTGGTTTCTGTGAGGAGTTGCCGCATCAAATTCTGGAAGCCTTGCACCCAGGCCCAAAAGGGGATATCGCGCTTGAATTGGTCAAATTTCCCTTTGATGAAGTAGCCCCGCTGGCGGACGATGGGTTTGTGTACTTCGTTGACGGCGGCGGTTTTGCCAATGCCGGAAAAGCCGGCTACTAGCATGATTTCGGTATTGCCTTGGCTGACGCGATCGAATGCTGCTAATAATGTGTTAACTTCGGTTTCTCTGCCGTAGAGTTTTTCGGGTATGGCGAAGCGATCGCAAATATCTCTACTTGCTAAGGTAAACTGGTTAATTTGGCCTGTTGCTTGCCACTGCTGGTAACAGGTTTCTAGGTCATATCTGAGTCCGAAAGCACTTTGATAGCGTGCTTCTGGGTTTTTTGCCATCAATTTCAGGATGATGTCATTCAGGATTGCGGGGATGCTTGGGATGATTTCGATTGGGGGAGTTGGAGTCTTGGCAAGATGCGAGTGAACTAACTCCATCGCGTCGTTACATTTGAAGGGTAATTGTCCTGTTAGCAGTTCGTAAAATGTGACTCCCAGCGAGTAGAAATCGGTGCGGTAGTCGATACCTCGATTCATTCTACCCGTTTGTTCGGGAGACATATAATTTAGCGTCCCTTCGAGAACGTTAGGGCTTTTAATTTCTTGATTTTCTCGGGGTAAAAGGGAAGAGATACTGAAGTCGATGATTTTGACTTCTAGGGTGTTGGGATTAATTAGAATATTCTGAGGTTTGATATCTTTGTGAATAATTCTAGCGTGATAAAGTCCTTCTAAGACTTGAACTGTTTGAATTGCTATCGATAAAAAATCGGCGGTACTGAGTTGGTGAAGGGCGGTATATTCTGAAATAGAGATGCCGCCAAAATCTTCCATTACTAAAGCAAAACCGTTGCGGTAGTTGGAGAGTGCCAGGGGTTTGATTATTCCTGTTATGTCGAGATTTTTGGTAATGGTGTACTGATTGCGAAACTGTATGAGTTCGTTGAAAGTAGGATATTCACTTTCCAGGATTTTGATTGCGACGGGTTTTTGGTCTGCCGAAAGCCCTCGATAAACCTGGGTTTTAGAGCCGTTGTAAATGCGATCGAGGATGCGATATCCGGGAATTGTTAGTGAAGTGTCAGCCATGAGATTTTAGGTTTTAGATTATAGATTATAGATTTTAAATTTTAGTAACTAACCGTAGTGTGTGTCAGGGGGTGTTTTTTGAGTCGGTAGTCAAAACATTCTAACCTGACGCACCCTACTACAATAGACTCAACCCTGTTTGTCAGGTGCGTCGCTATCAGATTGTCGATATTTATTTGGGAATTTTTCATGGCGACGCACCCTACGACTTGTGAATTTTAAGATTTTCGGCAAGGACTAAATGACACCCGATGAAAGACAGACGCACCGCAACGTTCTAAAGCTAATTTATGTTTTTTGGTACCATATCCTTTGTTGTTTGTCAAGTCATATTCGGGATACTTGAGGGCCATCCGCAGGATTAATTCATCGCGCCAAACTTTGGCGACAATGCTGGCGGCGGCAATCTGAATCGATCGCGAATCACCCTTAATCATCGTCACTTGTTCGATCGACAAATTGGGTATTCTTTGATTGCCGTCTACCAAACACAAATCAGGCTGAACATTTAACTTCAAAATCGCGCGCTTCATTGCCAACAAAGAAGCTTGCAAAATATTCAGGCGATCGATCTCCCGCACCGAAGCTGCACCAATTTGACAGTCAACCGCCACAGCCCGGATTTGGATGGCTAACCGACTCCGGGCTGCGGCACTCAACTGTTTGCTGTCGCGGACTCCGCAACTTACTAATTCACCCTGAACTTCGTCGGGCAAAATGCAGGCGGCAGCCACCACTGGCCCGAACAAAGCTCCTCTTCCTACTTCATCGACACCTGCAATTATGCGAGGGAGAGAGGGAGATTGGGAGAGGGTGAGAGGGGGAGAGATGGAAAGATGGAAAGATGGGAAGAGAGTAAAAATTTCTTCTTCTCCCTTCTTCCCTCTTCCTTCTTCCCTCTTCCTTCTTCCTTCTTCCTTCTTCCTTCTTCCTTCTTCCTTCATAAATCACTCATCCAAAACGGCTGACGAGCGGCGGCGGCGGCGGCGGTTGATAGCAGGCTCTTCGGGTTCGCTGGGCTGGCTCGACTCGTGCTCTTCGATCGACTCGTGCTCTTCGATCGACTCGTGCTCTTCGATCGATTCGTGCTCTTCGATCGACTCGTGCTCTTCGATCGACTCGTGTTGTTGGTAGGAGAAGCCGATCGGATCGTCGGTTTCATCTAGAGGAGCAAAATCATCAGTTTCGTCGTCGATCGAACTCTCCCCGTAAATTTGGGCTTCCTCATCCTCAGAAAATACAGGCTCAGCTTCTGACATTTCTGGATAATAATCCCTTTCCTCAACATCCTCTGCTGCCGTCGGCGCCTCAAATTCAAATTCGAGCTGCTCAAAAGGCGGCTTGTTCGGGGCCGCTCCCGGGAGAGTCACCGAAACGATCGCATTCTTAGGATTTTTGACGCTGCGATCCGTCAGCACCAAGGGAGAAACGCCCATCAGAGCATAAACATCCTGTTCCTCGGGTGTCATTTCCACCGAAATCACCTCCGGAGGCTCCACCATCGGCTTCATCAACTCAGATTTAGCTGGGCGCACGCGATCGAAATCCTCGCGCCTGCCAACAGTCGCCATATTCACCAGCCCGAAGCCCTCGGAAGCTGCGCGGATGCCGGGGGGTGCCTGATACTCTGAGCGCGTTTCGGCGACGGGGGCGCTTTGAGTATTCGGCAGTCGCAGCTTGCTGCGTACCGGTTCCTCCTCTGCTGCTACGACAAAAGCCTCTTCGCCAATCCGGCGGCGGCGGCGCCTTCTCGTTCCGTTCCCCAAATCCTGATAGCTGGGATGGTTGAGTAAGTCCAAAGCCGAGGCGTTGCCGCCAGCCTCCACAAAATCTAAACTTTCGCTCTGAGGTTCCCAAGCAGCCCGAGCAGGTTCGGGAGAACGTTCTTCTCTGACTGGAGCAGGAGTTGCAGAAGCTACGGGCGCCAAGCTGCGGCGTTCCAATCCTTCTGGCAAGTTCAGCATCACCCGGTTGGAGGTAGCCACAGTGCGATCGGCTCCGTCGCGCACTGCTGCGGCGAAATCTTCTTCGCCCGGGAGTTGCACCAAATGACCCAGCCCGCTGCAAGTGGGGCAACTGTGGCCGAACAACTCGTAAATATTTTGACCTTGGCGTTTGCGGGTGAGTTCTACCAGTCCCAATTCTGAGAGTTGAGCGATTTGCGGTCGAGATTTGTCAGCTTTGAGAGCTTTATTGAAATGTTCCAGCACCTGCAACTGATCGCGGCGGGATTCCATGTCAATAAAGTCAACAATAATCACCCCGGCAATATTCCGCAGCCGAAGTTGGCGGGCAATTTCGGTTGCTGCTTCGCAATTTGTCCAGAGTACAGTTTCGCGAGCTGTTGCCGATCGAGTAAACGAACCAGAGTTGACATCAATTACCGTCAGTGCTTCTGTCGGCTCAATAATCACATAACCGCCCGAAGGTAAATCTACCCTCGGTCTGAGGGCTTCTCGAATCGCAGCATTGACGCGGAAAAATTCTAAAATCGAGGCGCGCTCTCGGTGGTGGTCGATCAAAACTCCCGCAGGAAGTTTACCACCGTTCCAGCTCATCAACTGCTGCTTCACCCGCTTAATGCCATTTTGCGAGTCAACCACAATCCGGTTCACATCACCGCTGAACATATCCCGCAGCACCCGCTGAATAAAATCGTCATCGCGGTTGAGCAGTGCCGGCGCCCGCGTGGAACCGCCTTCGAGTTGAACGGCTTCCCACTGCTTTTGCAAGACTTCCAAATCTTCCATGATGGCTTCTTCGGTCATGCCTTCGGCTTCGGTGCGTACCAGCAGCCCCATTCCGGCCGGTTTCACCAAAATAGCTAGGGCTCTGAGGCGGTTGCGCTCGGCTTCCGACTTGATGCGGCGGGATAGATTGACTCCCCTGCCGTAGGGCATCAGTACCAAATAGCGGCCGGGCAGGGTAATATTGCCTGTCAGCCGAGGGCCTTTGCTGCCCGTCGGTTCTTTCATCACCTGTACCAGCACTTTTTGCTGGGGGGTGAGGAGTTCTGTAATTGCTCCTGCCGATCGTTTGAGCCGCAGCGGGCCGAGGTCTGTGACGTGCATGAACCCGTTGCGTTCTGGGTCGCCAATATTGACGAAGGCCGCATCTATCCCGGGGAGTACATTTTCGACAATTCCCAAGTAGATGTCGCTGACTTGGTGGCTCCCTGTGGCTACCACGAGTTCTTGGATTTGATCTTCTGAAAAAACGGCAGCAATGCGATGCTGCTCTGCTATAACTATCTGCTTTGTCATTCAATTTCCTCAAAAAACTGGCAGCAAGTTAGAGACACTAACGCTGAAAAGTGCCTCTGACTTTAACTGTAATTAGTAGTAGCTTGAAGAGTTATTAGCTGTGAGTTGGTGGAGGGTGGAATGAAATTTAACTGTTAACTGTTAACTGTTAACTGTTGACTGTTAACTGTTAACTATTAACTGTTGACTATTAACTGTTAACTGTTAACTGTTACAGATAAAAAAGTAGTTAAACCCGCCCGATCGAGAGTTATGAGTTATGCTCAGCAGATAAATCTGAGAGATAGAAATAAGGAGGCTTTTATCGAGTTAGCAAGATTGATTTTTAAGTTGAGAATTGCTTTTCTCAAAACTTCAAAATTCAACAGTTGCAACTCTTCCTTTGAACTCAGCGAATAAATTCAGCGAAACTCTCACCAATTTCTTAACACACAACTGAACACACAACTGAACACTACGAACTGATAACTCCGCTTGCGTGGTGGTTGAGGGCTGGTGCAAGAGCGAAAGTTAAGTAGGAGTGAAAGCGCCTAGACTTTTGTTGAATTCTTGCGCGATCGCACTCAACAGACTCTTCTTTTGGCATTCGACTGCAACTTCCGCCCCAGCCAACCCTAAAACCAGGTGAGTCGGTTTTAGATTTTAGATTTAAAATTTTAGATCTTAGATTGACTCCAGAGATGAATCTGGGAGCTTGAACCTTAGTCTAAAATTTTGTGATCTCGACGAATTAAGTCCGGGCTTGTATCCGTTTTCGATCGAGGTCAAAACATCTATTGTTGAATACCCGCTCTGCGACTTGAACCATGAGATTTTTGACTAAGCCGACGATCGACAACCACTCGATCGAGCGAAATTAATCGATAAATTTGGTTCATGCTCCGCTCCTGCGGGTTTAGCGCTAGATTTAGCCCGTAAATGTACAAAAAGGCTTGAAGTCTTGAACAGAAGCAATTTGCACCCAGCCCGCGTTGCTGGTTGACTCTTAGTGACGAGCGACTAAAGCGCTCAAGCCACTGCGGCTTCCATAACAAGCAATTATAGCTTGATACTCCCCACTGATGAATCAGCGGGATTCTTGAATGAATCCGAAAACTCTCAAAGGCGTTATCAAAGCACCTCTAGACGATCAAAACAACTACCAGTACAAAAGGTATTGCAATTACGCTTACTTTTCAATTGTTTGCTTTCATAATCCATCACTTTCGCCAGATAGGTACGCTTCACATTCTGCCGTTACTCGTCAGTTATACAGGCTTACTACTCCTTAAGGAGTGTGGTGGCTCACTGTGCCGGGATTTCTCCGATACTAGAATGTTTCAACACGTAGATGGTTTTTTTACTTACAATCCAAATTATAATGAATCTTTCGACCAATTGTGTAAACAAATATTGAAGGCGGTTAAAACCGCAGCCGCGTTCCTCCCCATGTCCAAAGCCCGGGGCTTCCCGCTCGTTTTTCTGTGAAACGATACATCCCGATAGGGATGCCCTAGTGAAATATTCCACCACGGCTTCCCTATTTTAACCATAACCTAGGATTAGCTGACTGCGTTGAACTTGCAGAAGCTGAATTTCTTGCTGGCTAACTTGTTCGAGCATGAAAACAAGATGTTCCGGCTTGAGCAAGCTACCGTCGCTGCGACAACTGCCGGTATAGCGCAACACGGCTGTAGCTTCAGATTGCTGTACGAGTTCTAGTTTGTGCAGTCGATCGCGCAAATTGACATCCTGCGTCTTCCCCGACTTAGTAGTGTGCGCCCGCCAAAAAGCCTCTGTTTGGGCGATCGTCTTCACCCAAGCTTCCCAGTTGCCACCATCCGCGACACAGACACCAGTAGAATTCATGCCTTCAGATCCGTCATTTTCCGGCAGAGAGCCTGTTGCAGCGACAGTAATCACGTACTCCGCGGCTTCTAGCAACTGACTGGCAGAAGGAGCCTTGAGGTCGATTTGCTCCACCTTGTAAATCGGGATATTTTCCGGCAAAGTCGCCGCCAATTTTTCCCGAAACATCTCCAGAGCGATCGGCTCAGTGAGTTCAAAATCAGCAATTTCCCCGGTACTGGTAACGCCCAGAGGCAGGGCATTTGCCACAGAAATCCGAGGATTCGGGTGGAAGCCGCCAGTAAACGAAATCGGTAAATCGGCCCTGCGGACAACTCGATCGAACAATCGCAGCAAATCCAAATGACCAACCAAAGCCATATCGCCCACCTTCCCAAACCAAACCCGAAAACGCTGTTTCCGTTCTGTATTCGGCACAAACTCCCCAGCAAACTCAGGAATTGGCAACGCATCCACAACCACATTGTGTCCGAAGTCAGTGCCGCAAACCCCACAGCGCGAACATCCTTCAAAGGAACAATCGGGAACCGTCGCGGCTTCCAAAGCCTTTTGCAAGTCAAGTTTTAGCCAGTTTTTATCAATTCCCGTGTCTAGATGATCCCAAGGTAAAGGTCGATCGAGGGAGAGGGGGAGAGAGGGAGAAGAGGAGAGGGGGAGAGAGGGAGAAGAGGAGAGAGGGAGAAGAAGAGAGGGGGAGAGGGGGAGAAGAAGAGATGTGGGAAAATCTTCCTTGATTCCTGTGACTTCTTCCTTATCCCCTCTTCCTTCTTCCTTCTTCCTTCTTCCTTCTTCCTTCTCCTCTTCCTTCTCAAACAGATTCCACTCGCCACTTTCAACTTGGCGGTATTTCCAGGTAAGGCCCGATTGATCGATCGCCCTTGTCCAAGCCTTGTATGCTGTATCCAAGCTTTCCCACCAGGCATCCATACCAGCGCCAAGTTCCCAAGCACGACGGACTACAGGGCCCAAACGTCGATCGCCCCTACCGACAAAATCCTCCATTGCCGAAATCCGCACATCAGTATAATTCACCTTGAGATTTCTCATCCCTTTGAATTCACCCTTCAGCAATTTTTGCTTACGTGAAAACTCGGCAGTAGAAACCGAATGCCACTGAAAAGGAGTGTGAGGCTTAGGCGTAAAATTAGAAATTGTCAAGTTAAAATTCAGTCCGCGTCGGCCATCCAGCCTGCATTCCCTTTGCAACCAGCGGACTGTTTCGGCAATTCCTAGGACATCAAAATCGGTTTCTCCGGGCAAACCGATCATAAAATAGAGCTTAATTTTATCCCAACCGCGATCGACCGCAGTCTTCACACCCCGCAACAATTCTTCATTCGTCAAACCTTTGTTAACGATGTCGCGCATCCGTTGAGTGCCGGCTTCCGGGGCAAAAGTCAAACCGCTTTGCCGCGTGCCGCCGAGAATGTCGGCAATATTATCGTCAAATCTGTCAACCCGCTGACTGGGTAAAGATAGAGAGATATTTTTGTCTTTCAGGCGGTTTTTGATTTCCATCCCGACAGCCGGAAGTGCCAGATAGTCGGAACAACTCAGGGAAAGCAGGGAAAACTCGCTGTGCCCGGTGGCTTTCATCCCTTGTTCGATCGCCTCTACGACTTGTTGCGGTTCCACATCGCGGGCGGGGCGAGTCAGCATTCCCGGCTGACAGAAGCGGCAGCCACGGGTACATCCCCGTCGAATTTCGACTGTCAGTCTGTCGTGTACTGTCTGGACATAAGGCACTAGCCCGATCGAATAAGCTGGTATCGGAGTCGCGACTCGGCGCAGAATTCGATCGGGAACTTCGGGGCGGTTAGGATGAACAGAACCATCGGCCGCCATATCGTAAAATTGGGGGACATAAACGCCGGGAATTTGCGCTAAATCCAGCAACAATGCTTCTCGGCTCAAATTATTAGCTTTCCCTTCTGCCAAAATTAAGCCAATTTCTGGCAGCAATTCTTCTCCATCCCCCAAAGCGATGAAGTCAAAAAAGTCAGCATAGGGTTCGGGATTGGAGGTTGCGGTTTGTCCGCCAGCAAAAATCAGCGGCAAATCCCCGCCATTTTGGGTATTTGTCGCTCTTTCTTTCCAAGTTAGGGGAATGCCGGCTAAATCCAGCATTTCCAGAATGTTTGTGGCTCCGAGTTCGTAGCTGAGGCTGAAACCGAGAATATCAAATTCTGTGAGCGATCGCCTAGATTCTACGGCAAACAGGGGAGTTTTGGTCGATCGCAGTTTTGCAGCCAAGTCTGGTGCGGGTAAATAAGCTCGATCGCACAACTGTCTCGGCAAGGCATTCAAAATATTGTAAAGGATGATGTGTCCCAGATTGGAAGCACCAACTTCATA
Encoded proteins:
- a CDS encoding AAA family ATPase, which encodes MADTSLTIPGYRILDRIYNGSKTQVYRGLSADQKPVAIKILESEYPTFNELIQFRNQYTITKNLDITGIIKPLALSNYRNGFALVMEDFGGISISEYTALHQLSTADFLSIAIQTVQVLEGLYHARIIHKDIKPQNILINPNTLEVKIIDFSISSLLPRENQEIKSPNVLEGTLNYMSPEQTGRMNRGIDYRTDFYSLGVTFYELLTGQLPFKCNDAMELVHSHLAKTPTPPIEIIPSIPAILNDIILKLMAKNPEARYQSAFGLRYDLETCYQQWQATGQINQFTLASRDICDRFAIPEKLYGRETEVNTLLAAFDRVSQGNTEIMLVAGFSGIGKTAAVNEVHKPIVRQRGYFIKGKFDQFKRDIPFWAWVQGFQNLMRQLLTETSTKVQQWQAKILKVLGENAQVIIDVIPELEHLIGKQPKIQELEGSAAQNRFNLLFGKFIGLFATKEHPLVIFLDDLQWADSASLKLMQLLVSETDTRYLLLIGAYRDNEVFGAHPLILTLDEIRKNSLPVNQITLAPLDKPALNRLIADSLICPLERATPLTELVFSKTQGNPFFATQFLKFLQIDGLISFDVSSASWQCDIARVTALALTDDVVEFMALKLQKLPANTQDVLKLAACIGNQFDLATLAVVREKSQVETADELWKALQEGLVIPISEVYKFFQDSESSEVAQTSDLSVPYKFLHDRVQQAAYSLIPESQKQSTHLKIGQLLLRKGGHGGDAPTAEQTEDKIFDIVNHLNMGKELIIAQTERDELAQLNLIAGRRAKSSIAYGAAKRYLTTGLELLALDPWQNQYSLSLALYSEAAEVGYLNGEFEQMDKFANIVLQEAISILDKVKAYDAKIQASASQGKLTEAINIGLQVLKQLGVILPESPSQSDIQQGLEETALLCAEHEVEALINLPEMTEPEPLAVMYILSSIAPAAYVAVPTVMLLIGCKMVNLSLKYGKATWSSFGYSIYGLILCGVVQDIEMGYQFGYLAAKLAERFNVQKVKAKVFNVWGSLIVHWKKHLREALPILIEGYQSAVESGDFEMAGHCAFHICDVSCFLGQELTEAEQKISTYSKAISKIRQEVLLTWIALVRQVVLNFSGNNENPTCLIGEVYNEEEALTTAIRANDGCQIHQLYLYKLILNFVFSQHHEAIKNAVLAEKYLGSVTALICVPLFHFYDSLAHLAVFAEASSSEQEVILNRVKNNQGKMQKWAHHAPMNHLHKFYLVEAERHGVLGERLEAVEMYDRAIALAQQNEYINDEALAHELAAKFYLSWGKEKIARIYLTDAYYAYARWGAKAKVEDLEKCYPQLLAPIINSKTSLQTGRILSPTTDITLSMTSSFEMSGFLDLATVIKASQALSGEIELDKLLSTLMQTAIENAGASKGALILYRGGNLIVEVVGTSDTSENIVLQSIPLESSRKIPISLINYAARTEELLLYNNVPKQSQNINDSYIIEHQPKSVLCLPIQHQGKIIAILYLENSLTTNAFTPDRLAVLNILSSQAAISIENAQLYGNLEAQVAERTQELSQALSYLEATQEELIQSEKMAALGQLVAGVAHEVNTPLGAIRSSAGNVSKFLNQTLEQLPELFQSLSTEEADNFLNLLKRSLEKETSLSTKEERKLKRALRGKLEELGIVDPDTAADRLVMMGVYDEIDSFVPLLQKSDNLQVLEIAYKLSELKRGLATIDTATDRASKVVFALKTYARYEQSGEKTAASITEGIETILTLYQNQLKQGVEVVRNYAEIPPILCYPDELNQVWTNLVHNALQAMDYRGTLTIDFAQQDGLAKIGVTDSGKGIPEEIKSKIFEPFFTTKPAGEGSGLGLDIVKKIVQKHQGKIEVESIPGQTTFNVFLPMSGAGVD
- a CDS encoding ribonuclease HII, with translation MKEEGRRKKEEGRRKREEGRGKKGEEEIFTLFPSFHLSISPPLTLSQSPSLPRIIAGVDEVGRGALFGPVVAAACILPDEVQGELVSCGVRDSKQLSAAARSRLAIQIRAVAVDCQIGAASVREIDRLNILQASLLAMKRAILKLNVQPDLCLVDGNQRIPNLSIEQVTMIKGDSRSIQIAAASIVAKVWRDELILRMALKYPEYDLTNNKGYGTKKHKLALERCGASVFHRVSFSPCRKS